One genomic segment of Falco biarmicus isolate bFalBia1 chromosome 15, bFalBia1.pri, whole genome shotgun sequence includes these proteins:
- the OSGIN1 gene encoding oxidative stress-induced growth inhibitor 1, whose product MLPDGKMYALLTRPQNKSGFKPLPVVIIGNGPSGICLSYLLSGNIPYFKRDCLHPHPILQRKLQEAPDVSILDQDLEYLSEGLEGRSHSPVALLFDALQRPDTDFGGTAESVLTWWHETNRAIPHLVLGRNAPGGAWHSIEGSMVTLSRGEWMGLPDLPFKDWLKQKRRGLRNNRATAEDIAQYYQHYVMKKGLQKNFRCGTVVVSVRKVSAESISNSAQKDLQENSDSLGNFNEKSAEVFQVDGFFRTVKGDKEPFSIYAENVVLATGTYDSPTWLGVKGENLSYVHHQLSALEEAVKNNNIGIMSDPVLIVGAGLTAADAILFAHHCNIPVIHVFRRRVGDPGLIFNQLPKMMYPEYHKVHQMMKEQSAACAGPYECYVSLPEHHVLSFSKDKKCICQDKNGCQKVYKISMALVLTGSNPNLSFLPNNGMDLAMDSDQPVNPKRNPIDVDPFTYECTQEKGLYALGPLAGDNFVRFVQGGALAVASSLLKKANKNPP is encoded by the exons ATGCTTCCAGACGGGAAGATGTATGCATTATTGACCAGACCCCAAAATAAGAGTGGGTTCAAGCCACTGCCTGTTGTGATCATAG gGAATGGACCTTCAGGAATCTGTCTCTCGTATTTGCTGTCAGGCAACATCCCTTACTTCAAAAGAGACTGTCTTCATCCTCATCCCATTCTCCAGAGGAAGCTGCAAGAGGCACCAGATGTCTCCATTTTGGACCAG GATTTGGAGTATTTGTCTGAAGGCTTGGAGGGACGATCCCACAGCCCTGTGGCTCTTCTGTTTGATGCTCTTCAGCGTCCAGACACAGACTTCGGTGGAACAGCAGAATCTGTCCTCACTTGGTGGCACGAGACCAACAGAGCCATCCCCCATCTGGTCCTTGGCAGAAACGCTCCTGGAGGTGCCTGGCAT TCTATCGAGGGCTCTATGGTTAcgctgagcagaggggaatgGATGGGACTCCCAGATCTCCCGTTCAAAGACTGGCTAAAGCAAAAAAGGAG AGGCCTCAGAAACAATAGAGCCACAGCAGAAGACATTGCTCAATATTACCAACACTATGTGATGAAGAAAGGACTGCAGAAGAATTTCAGATGCGGTACTGTTGTGGTCTCTGTGAGGAAAGTGAGCGCAGAGAGCATCTCCAACAGCGCACAGAAAGATCTGCAGGAGAATAGTGACTCACTCGGGAATTTCAATGAGAAGAGTGCAGAGGTTTTTCAGGTGGATGGATTTTTCAGAACTGTGAAAGGTGATAAAGAGCCCTTCTCCATCTATGCAGAGAACGTGGTCTTAGCTACAGGAACATATGATAGTCCTACTTGGCTTGGGGTCAAGGGAGAGAACCTTTCCTATGTCCATCACCAGCTGTCTGCCCTAGAGGAAGCAGTGAAGAACAACAACATTGGCATCATGTCAGATCCAGTCTTGATTGTAGGTGCTGGTCTGACAGCTGCTGATGCGATTCTCTTTGCTCACCATTGCAATATTCCAGTAATCCATGTTTTTCGGAGGAGAGTCGGTGATCCAGGTCTTATTTTTAACCAGCTCCCCAAAATGATGTACCCCGAATACCACAAAGTCCATCAGATGATGAAAGAACAGTCAGCTGCGTGTGCTGGGCCCTATGAGTGTTATGTTAGCCTTCCTGAACATCACGTGCTATCCTTCAGCAAGGACAAGAAATGTATCTGTCAGGACAAGAATGGCTGCCAGAAAGTTTATAAAATTTCCATGGCTCTTGTTCTGACTGGCTCAAACCCCAACCTCTCCTTTCTGCCAAATAATGGCATGGACTTGGCAATGGACAGTGACCAACCAGTCAATCCAAAGAGGAACCCCATAGATGTTGACCCATTCACCTATGAGTGCACTCAGGAGAAAGGGCTTTATGCTTTAGGACCCCTAGCTGGAGATAACTTTGTACGCTTTGTACAGGGAGGGGCTCTGGCCGTTGCCAGCTCTCtgttaaagaaagcaaacaaaaatcccccctaa